From Neodiprion pinetum isolate iyNeoPine1 chromosome 7, iyNeoPine1.2, whole genome shotgun sequence, a single genomic window includes:
- the LOC138191320 gene encoding uncharacterized protein, producing the protein MDCRGQSYDNVSNMSGCYGGVQAKIIERNPLVIYVLCAAHSLNLVGQAAADCCLRATKFFMFVQHVYTFLSASTSRWARVKSKVENRSGMLLPKSLSDTRWSARAEACRALVKSWESLRDALDDIAENASEKPSTKSEAEGLSQQFGLLETAIMVVTWSDILERFEETNKSLQRVNIDLTTVVQLYDALQAYVIDLRHRFDHYEAKAK; encoded by the coding sequence ATGGATTGCCGTGGACAATCATACGACAATGTCAGCAATATGTCGGGCTGTTACGGTGGGGTACAAGCGAAAATTATTGAACGTAATCCTTTGGTGATTTACGTCCTATGCGCAGCGCATTCCCTTAATTTAGTAGGCCAAGCAGCTGCTGACTGCTGTTTGAGGGCaaccaaattttttatgtTCGTGCAACACGTTTATACATTCCTGAGTGCATCTACGTCCAGGTGGGCGAGAGTAAAATCGAAGGTCGAGAATCGGTCAGGAATGCTGTTGCCAAAAAGTTTGTCTGACACACGATGGTCAGCTAGAGCGGAAGCGTGCCGAGCACTTGTGAAATCGTGGGAGAGCTTGCGAGATGCTCTTGACGATATTGCAGAAAATGCTTCCGAAAAGCCATCCACAAAATCCGAAGCCGAGGGTTTGTCGCAACAATTTGGATTGCTTGAGACTGCTATAATGGTTGTGACTTGGAGTGATATTTTGGAGCGttttgaagaaacaaataaaagtCTTCAACGCGTTAACATCGATTTGACAACAGTTGTACAACTGTATGATGCACTCCAAGCATATGTTATCGATTTGCGTCATCGTTTCGACCACTACGAAGCCAAAGCGAAATAG